The window CACGTCGCTGTGGACCGCGCTCGCAAACCGTTCGGCAGGCGTGCTTGCCCGACGCCTGCGCGATCTTGCCACGGAGCGTCGCGAGCCGTACTTCGTCGACCCGTTCGAGTCCCTCGTGGGGGTCACCGACTCCTACGGGCAGCCCAAGCCGTCCTTCACTGAGATGCAGTCGTTCGTTCGCTCCGTGGCGCGTATCGACCTCAAGCACCACGTACCCGCACCGGAGCGCACCGCCGTCATCATGCCTGCGGAGCGCTTCAACCCGCTGCCGGATCTCGCGTCGCTCGTGGACCCGCGGTCGTGCCTCGCCGCGTTCACCGGCGCGAAGCGCGCCCACCTGCCGGTCACGGTCGCCTACGAGACAGATGACCTCTCGGCGTACTCCGTGCTCATTCTGCCCAGCGCGTTCAACCTGCTCGATGACACCTGGGAGCGCCTGACCGAGTTCGTCCAGGCGGGTGGCGCGCTCGTGCTTTCGTACGGCGGCGGTGACGCGCATCCAGGAATCCGCGAACTGTTCGGCGTCGAGTTTCGAGGCGACGACGGCCCGCGCGAACTGTTCTCGTGTCGTGTGGCGCACGCCGACGTTCTCGGTGCGCTTGAGAGCTTCGACGCGCGGTTCGCGGTCTCGAACTTCGCGCAACTCGGCGGTGGGAGTGCCACGATCGTGGCCACCGACGAGCAGGGCAGTCCGTTGCTCACGGTCAACGCGGTCGGTCAGGGACGCGCGGTCTACATCGCGGCTCCCATCGAGCGAGGCATCGCGCAGGGCGACCCGTGGGCTACGCCGGCACCGGTGGCGGCACTCCTCTCCGAGGTCTACGGGGCGGTCGCCCGCTCGGCGGGCTGCATCGCGCCGATCGACTGCGACTCGCCCGACATCGAGGTGTCGCTGCTGCAGGGAGACGCCGACGATGTCGCGCTGCTGATCAACCACGCACCCGCACGGATCGAGGCGACCTTCTCGGCGGATCGAGGCGTTGCACAGATCGCCGACGTTCGCGGTGGAAGTCCGGTCCTGGTCGATGGGCGCACCTTCTCGGTGGCCATCGAGGCCAACGGCGCGCTCGCGTTGCGCCTCACGTACGCGCGGGAGGAGGGTGGACGATGAGCGATACCGCAGAGCCGATCAGGCTCACGCAGCTGTCGAGCAAGGCCGGTTGAGCGGCGAAGTGGGGTCCGGGTGACCTCAAGGCCGTGCTCGACAAGATCGCGCCGGGCGACTCCGACTCGCTGCTCTTGGGCTTCGAGACCAGCGATGACGCCGCCGTCTACCAACTGACCGATGACATCGCCACCTTGTTGACGGTCGACTTCTTCACGCCCATCGTCGACGACCCGTATGACTTCGGGCGTATCGCCGCCGCGAACTCACTCTCCGACATCTACGCGATGGGCGGCAGGCCGCTTACCGCGATGAACCTGCTGGCGTTCCCATGCTCGCTCGGTCCCGACAT of the Coriobacteriia bacterium genome contains:
- a CDS encoding cellulase family glycosylhydrolase — translated: MPAAPAAAPTGAPTDSVLGAPEAAATVSAKEVARARTRNPIFPLGVSLYPVDEEAGERDLFYAGNLGDDLDLLHGARFGLVRVFVSWRVLEPQVSRYDEDALQHLADIIASIRTHGMQAIVCFFADDSHSDLVDVAWGVRRDPRTDGYLIQREVSLVQEVIRQLRGDAGVFAWQLANEAFLSGFTEKHELDEWTRILREAVREVDPKRPIALGADAETLMRATGVDARDAIATCEFSVSHVTAAYRAYAAEGPVTSGPSTYLEAFLLHLADRGNPIVSDDAGVLSLDFSPVEEAAALRTSLWTALANRSAGVLARRLRDLATERREPYFVDPFESLVGVTDSYGQPKPSFTEMQSFVRSVARIDLKHHVPAPERTAVIMPAERFNPLPDLASLVDPRSCLAAFTGAKRAHLPVTVAYETDDLSAYSVLILPSAFNLLDDTWERLTEFVQAGGALVLSYGGGDAHPGIRELFGVEFRGDDGPRELFSCRVAHADVLGALESFDARFAVSNFAQLGGGSATIVATDEQGSPLLTVNAVGQGRAVYIAAPIERGIAQGDPWATPAPVAALLSEVYGAVARSAGCIAPIDCDSPDIEVSLLQGDADDVALLINHAPARIEATFSADRGVAQIADVRGGSPVLVDGRTFSVAIEANGALALRLTYAREEGGR